Proteins co-encoded in one Armatimonadota bacterium genomic window:
- a CDS encoding argininosuccinate synthase: MERVRKVALAYSGGLDTSVAIPWLRERYGCEVVAVVADVGQLDDFDVLRRKALQSGAASCHVVDVQEEFVRDYCFRALRAGAVYEGRYLLGTALARPLIAKVQVAVARATGCDALAHGCTGKGNDQVRFELSYRALAPDLRVIAPWREWELRSREDELRYAEEHGIPVPVTAEKPYSIDQNLWHTSYEGGILEDPAVPPPEDMFQLTVDPRRAPDNPRRLEIAFERGIPVAVDGVRMSPAQLVRRLNQVAGAHGVGRVDMVENRLVGMKSRGVYEAPAGTVLTAALRDLEAITLDRDTVRFKELVAARYADLVYTGLWYSPLREALDAFLESTHRYVTGTVTVELYKGHCWAVSRSSPYSLYRQDLATFGEGAAYDHRDATGFIRLWGLPTQVYAAVHPEAQGAAEEVPHGPKP, encoded by the coding sequence GTGGAGAGGGTTCGGAAGGTGGCGCTGGCGTACTCCGGAGGACTTGATACCTCCGTGGCCATTCCCTGGCTGCGGGAGCGGTACGGGTGTGAGGTCGTCGCGGTGGTAGCGGACGTGGGACAGCTCGACGACTTCGATGTCCTCCGCCGGAAGGCGTTGCAGAGCGGCGCCGCCAGTTGCCACGTGGTGGATGTGCAGGAGGAGTTCGTCCGGGACTACTGCTTCCGGGCCCTGCGGGCGGGCGCGGTGTACGAGGGACGGTACCTGCTGGGCACTGCCCTGGCCCGCCCCCTCATCGCGAAGGTGCAGGTGGCGGTGGCCCGGGCCACGGGATGCGACGCCCTCGCCCACGGCTGTACGGGCAAGGGCAACGACCAGGTGCGGTTCGAGTTGAGCTACCGGGCTCTGGCACCGGACCTCCGGGTCATCGCACCGTGGCGGGAGTGGGAGCTGCGGAGCCGGGAGGACGAGCTCCGCTACGCGGAGGAGCACGGGATCCCCGTCCCCGTGACCGCGGAGAAGCCCTACAGCATCGACCAGAACCTCTGGCACACCTCGTACGAAGGGGGAATCCTGGAGGATCCCGCCGTCCCGCCTCCCGAGGACATGTTCCAGCTCACCGTGGATCCCCGGAGGGCCCCGGACAACCCGCGGCGCCTGGAGATCGCCTTTGAGCGCGGGATCCCCGTGGCTGTGGATGGAGTTCGCATGAGCCCTGCCCAGCTCGTGCGCCGCCTGAACCAGGTGGCAGGCGCGCACGGGGTGGGGCGGGTGGACATGGTGGAGAACCGGCTGGTGGGCATGAAGAGCCGGGGGGTCTACGAGGCGCCTGCAGGGACCGTGCTCACCGCGGCCCTGCGGGACCTGGAGGCCATCACCCTGGATCGGGACACGGTCCGGTTCAAGGAACTGGTGGCGGCCCGCTATGCGGATCTGGTGTACACCGGGCTGTGGTATTCGCCGCTGCGGGAAGCCCTGGACGCCTTCCTAGAAAGCACACACCGGTATGTGACGGGGACCGTGACCGTGGAGCTGTACAAGGGTCATTGCTGGGCCGTCTCCCGATCCTCCCCGTACTCCCTATACCGCCAGGACCTCGCCACCTTCGGGGAGGGGGCTGCCTACGACCACCGGGACGCCACGGGGTTCATCCGGCTCTGGGGGCTTCCGACTCAGGTGTACGCAGCGGTGCATCCGGAGGCCCAGGGGGCCGCGGAGGAGGTCCCCCACGGGCCGAAACCCTGA